A stretch of Pseudoclavibacter chungangensis DNA encodes these proteins:
- a CDS encoding helix-turn-helix domain-containing protein yields the protein MSDSRAIADVVLHPVRLRIIQQLGGAELTTAALRRALPDVTQATLYRHIAALVEAEILVVVGERRVRGATERTYALGERMAHVEADELGAMDDAALRSAFVTFLGEVAAGFDRFEAAGDPAGRSYLGFAQTPLHVTTDDLAVIQQGLTELLAPYRDPARAGSRRVDLTTILLPDSPAA from the coding sequence ATGTCCGATTCGCGAGCGATCGCCGATGTCGTGCTGCATCCCGTCAGGTTGCGGATCATCCAGCAGCTCGGGGGAGCGGAGCTCACGACCGCAGCGCTGCGGCGGGCACTCCCGGACGTGACTCAGGCGACGCTCTACCGGCACATCGCTGCGCTCGTGGAGGCCGAGATCCTCGTGGTCGTCGGCGAGCGCCGCGTGCGCGGCGCGACCGAGCGCACCTACGCGCTCGGGGAGCGCATGGCGCACGTCGAGGCCGACGAACTCGGCGCGATGGACGATGCGGCGCTGCGCTCGGCGTTCGTGACCTTCCTCGGCGAGGTCGCCGCGGGCTTCGATCGCTTCGAAGCGGCGGGCGATCCGGCGGGTCGCTCGTACCTCGGTTTCGCGCAGACGCCGCTGCACGTCACGACGGACGACCTCGCCGTGATCCAGCAGGGGCTCACCGAACTACTCGCGCCGTACCGCGATCCCGCGCGCGCCGGGTCCCGGCGGGTGGACCTCACGACGATCCTGTTGCCCGATTCGCCGGCGGCGTGA
- a CDS encoding IS256 family transposase, whose product MTVAPHDIDPARFLEDHLAQASPDLLREMMGTFINLLLSADADQVCGAAYGTISVDRVNRRNGYRSRAFDTRTGTIDLKIPKLRSGTYFPEWLLERRRRAEAALTTVVATSYLLGVSTRRMDDLVKTLGITGLSKSQVSEMAKDLDEQVAAFRTRPLDAGPYSFVAADALTMKVREDGRVVKVAVLVATGVNADGYREILGLQVNSTEDSAGWLTFWRDLVARGLSGVKLVTSDTHAGLVTAIGATVGGSWQRCRTHYAQNLMAVTPRSSWPWVKTLLGTVFDQPDADAVHAQFDRVLDALGHKLPRSFEHLEAAREEILAFTAFPKSVWRQIWSNNPNERLNREIRRRTDVVGIFPNRDSIIRLVGAVLAEQHDEWAEQRRYLGLDALAAARRVGKPDIEKVTEPDLTALTA is encoded by the coding sequence ATGACCGTCGCACCCCACGATATCGACCCTGCCCGTTTCCTCGAAGACCACCTGGCGCAAGCGTCTCCGGACCTGCTGCGAGAGATGATGGGCACCTTCATCAATTTGTTGTTGTCCGCGGACGCCGACCAGGTCTGCGGCGCCGCCTACGGCACGATCAGCGTCGACAGGGTGAACCGTCGTAACGGTTACCGCTCGCGCGCGTTCGACACTCGCACTGGCACGATCGACCTCAAGATCCCCAAGCTCCGCTCCGGGACGTACTTCCCGGAGTGGCTGCTGGAGCGGCGCCGCCGCGCGGAGGCCGCGCTGACGACCGTGGTCGCGACGAGCTACCTCCTCGGCGTCTCGACGCGGCGGATGGACGACCTGGTCAAGACCCTCGGGATCACCGGGCTCAGCAAGTCGCAGGTGTCGGAGATGGCGAAAGATCTCGACGAGCAGGTCGCCGCGTTCCGCACCCGACCCCTCGACGCCGGCCCGTACTCGTTCGTCGCCGCGGACGCGCTCACCATGAAGGTCCGTGAAGACGGACGAGTCGTGAAGGTCGCGGTGCTGGTCGCGACCGGCGTGAACGCGGACGGTTACCGCGAGATCCTGGGCCTACAGGTCAACTCCACAGAGGACAGCGCCGGGTGGCTCACGTTCTGGCGCGACCTCGTCGCACGCGGCCTTTCCGGCGTGAAGCTCGTCACATCCGACACGCACGCGGGACTGGTCACCGCGATCGGCGCGACCGTCGGCGGCTCCTGGCAGCGCTGCCGCACCCACTACGCCCAGAACCTCATGGCCGTCACACCGCGCAGTTCCTGGCCATGGGTGAAGACCCTCCTCGGAACAGTGTTCGACCAACCCGACGCCGACGCGGTGCACGCCCAGTTCGACCGCGTCCTGGACGCCCTCGGGCACAAGCTCCCGCGCTCGTTCGAGCACCTCGAGGCCGCACGCGAGGAGATCCTCGCGTTCACCGCGTTCCCGAAGAGCGTCTGGCGACAGATCTGGTCCAACAACCCGAACGAACGACTCAACCGTGAGATCCGCCGCCGCACCGACGTCGTGGGGATCTTCCCCAACCGAGACAGCATCATCCGACTCGTTGGCGCCGTCCTCGCAGAGCAACACGACGAATGGGCCGAGCAACGCCGCTACCTCGGCCTCGACGCTCTCGCCGCAGCCCGACGCGTCGGCAAACCCGACATCGAGAAGGTGACCGAACCCGACCTGACAGCCCTCACCGCATAA
- a CDS encoding NCS2 family permease, with product MTSSTSDDTQERRPVPRGTGAIDRWFEITARGSTVSREIRGGIVTFVTMAYIVILNPLILGGDNSPDVAGNILDAAQVGAATGLTAGTMTMLMGIIARVPFALAAGLGINSFLAVAVVGQVTWPEAMGLVIINGLLIVVLGATGARTAIFKAVPAPLKAAITVGIGVFIAFIGFVNAGFVNRTEGGPPVQLGDGGSIASIPTVVFLFALVLIGILVARRVKGGILIGMVVATVVAIIVQAIFQLGSVSDEPGGWHMTIPALPTSFVTIPDFGLVGQFDLFGAFSRIGPLAATMLVFTLLFTNFFDAMGTMTGLAKSAGLANADSTFPRLRSAFIVEGAGAVMGGATSTSSATVFVDSASGIGEGARTGLAAVVTGALFFLSMFLTPLTLAVPIEVGSAALVVVGAMMMAQVAEIDFTDFRVSLPAFLTIVTMPLTYSIANGIGIGFVSWCLISALSGKAKQVHWLLWLVAVGFLVYFFRGPVEQIIG from the coding sequence ATGACGTCATCAACGAGCGACGACACGCAGGAGCGCCGACCGGTGCCACGCGGGACGGGCGCGATCGACCGCTGGTTCGAGATCACGGCACGCGGTTCGACCGTGTCGCGCGAGATCCGTGGCGGCATCGTCACGTTCGTCACGATGGCCTACATCGTGATCCTCAACCCGCTCATCCTCGGCGGTGACAACAGCCCCGACGTCGCGGGCAACATCCTCGACGCCGCGCAGGTGGGGGCCGCCACGGGGCTCACGGCGGGCACCATGACGATGCTCATGGGCATCATCGCGCGCGTGCCGTTCGCGCTCGCGGCGGGTCTCGGCATCAACTCGTTCCTCGCGGTCGCGGTCGTGGGACAGGTGACCTGGCCAGAGGCGATGGGGCTCGTCATCATCAACGGGCTCCTCATCGTCGTACTCGGTGCCACCGGCGCGCGGACCGCGATCTTCAAGGCCGTCCCCGCACCGCTCAAGGCGGCGATCACGGTCGGCATCGGCGTGTTCATCGCCTTCATCGGCTTCGTGAACGCGGGCTTCGTGAACCGCACCGAGGGCGGCCCGCCCGTGCAACTCGGCGACGGCGGATCGATCGCCTCGATCCCGACGGTCGTCTTCCTGTTCGCGCTCGTGCTCATCGGCATCCTCGTCGCGCGCCGCGTGAAGGGCGGCATCCTCATCGGGATGGTCGTCGCGACCGTCGTCGCGATCATCGTGCAGGCGATCTTCCAGCTCGGCTCGGTGTCCGACGAGCCCGGTGGGTGGCACATGACGATCCCCGCGCTGCCGACCTCGTTCGTCACGATCCCCGACTTCGGGCTCGTCGGACAGTTCGACCTGTTCGGGGCGTTCTCGCGCATCGGGCCGCTCGCGGCGACGATGCTCGTCTTCACGCTGCTGTTCACGAACTTCTTCGACGCGATGGGCACGATGACGGGGCTCGCGAAGAGCGCCGGCCTCGCGAACGCCGATTCGACGTTCCCGCGGCTGCGTTCGGCGTTCATCGTCGAGGGTGCGGGCGCGGTCATGGGCGGCGCCACGTCGACCTCGTCGGCGACCGTGTTCGTCGACAGCGCGTCCGGTATCGGGGAGGGGGCGCGGACGGGCCTCGCGGCCGTCGTCACCGGTGCACTGTTCTTCCTCTCGATGTTCCTCACCCCGCTCACGCTCGCGGTGCCGATCGAGGTCGGTTCGGCCGCCCTCGTCGTCGTGGGCGCGATGATGATGGCGCAGGTCGCCGAGATCGACTTCACCGACTTCCGCGTCTCGCTCCCCGCCTTCCTGACGATCGTCACGATGCCCCTCACGTACTCGATCGCGAACGGCATCGGCATCGGCTTCGTGTCGTGGTGCCTCATCAGCGCGCTGAGCGGCAAGGCCAAGCAGGTGCACTGGCTCCTGTGGCTCGTCGCGGTCGGATTCCTCGTGTACTTCTTCCGAGGGCCCGTCGAGCAGATCATCGGCTGA
- a CDS encoding DUF998 domain-containing protein, which translates to MNERAAEAMPDATERGNRATGMLWVLAPCWYVLCEAVAALAFPGYDYGRFYISDLGVASVGPFGDRMLDSRLPQVMNAGFVGEGLLFVIGLVLVAPLVRRGPAGIAFLVLGIVHAIGITFVGLVPGSPENAANGLMTIHVLGAFMAIGGGNLAAITSFRALRGALERRVRVAGVVLGVLGLVCAALLTGHVLFPDGVWERGSVYTFMLWQFVVGVALLRARPNPVSSDEAVGWRGLV; encoded by the coding sequence GTGAACGAACGAGCGGCGGAGGCTATGCCCGACGCGACCGAGCGTGGGAATCGTGCCACGGGCATGCTCTGGGTGCTCGCGCCGTGCTGGTACGTGCTGTGTGAGGCCGTCGCGGCCCTCGCCTTCCCCGGCTACGACTACGGCCGCTTCTACATCAGCGACCTCGGCGTCGCGAGCGTCGGCCCGTTCGGCGACCGCATGCTCGACTCCCGACTGCCGCAGGTCATGAACGCCGGCTTCGTGGGCGAAGGACTGCTCTTCGTCATCGGACTGGTGCTCGTGGCGCCGCTCGTGCGTCGGGGCCCCGCGGGTATCGCGTTCCTCGTGCTCGGGATCGTGCACGCGATCGGCATCACGTTCGTCGGCCTCGTGCCCGGCTCGCCGGAGAATGCGGCGAACGGGCTCATGACCATCCATGTCCTCGGCGCATTCATGGCGATCGGGGGTGGCAACCTCGCCGCGATCACGTCGTTCCGGGCGCTGCGCGGCGCGCTCGAGCGGCGCGTGCGGGTGGCCGGCGTCGTGCTGGGCGTGCTCGGCCTCGTCTGCGCCGCGCTGTTGACGGGCCACGTGCTGTTCCCCGACGGGGTGTGGGAGCGCGGCTCCGTCTACACGTTCATGCTCTGGCAGTTCGTGGTGGGCGTCGCGTTGCTCCGCGCACGTCCGAACCCGGTCTCGTCCGACGAGGCCGTCGGTTGGCGCGGCCTGGTGTGA
- a CDS encoding excinuclease ABC subunit UvrA: MSDSGPSTDTESGASASGRATGSPATPAPPPAPAQRPHAIEVRGARVHNLRDIDVDVPLDRLVAIAGRSGSGKSSLALGVLYAEGSRRYVEALSTYTRRRMSQAARAAVDSVRHVPAALALRQRPGVPGVRSTFGTSSELLNVLRVLFSRLGSHVCPNGHRLPPTIDVAAGEELVCPVCGVRFAPLGAESLAFNSDGACPKCAGTGIVRDIDDDALVPDPHKTIDEGAIAPWGLFGLSVMPRVVAEFGVRTDVPYEHLDDRERAIVLDGPSEKRHVRVPSKTGKLFELDFTYRSARQAVREAMHNATNERGLARVNRFVRARTCPSCHGTRLSAEARAIHVDGIDLAVATAKTLDDAMRWVASLPATVPADMRSMAAQIVDEFEGMGRRLVQLGLGYLSLDRAGATLSTGERQRVQLARSVRNETTGVLYVLDEPSIGLHPANIVGLRGVLRDLLADGNSVVLVDHEVQVLREADWFIEIGPGSGSDGGRVVAQGDLEAIEGAPNSLIGGFLAGRERIVVRDRTPADAMFDEGTVRLVTTPIHTVHALDARFPKGRLTAVTGMSGSGKTTLVLDGLVPALAAADAGGALPAHVSSIESAGIRRAQVVDATPIGTNVRSTVATYSGAFDELRRAFAAIPLARERGLGAGDFSYNTGSLRCPRCEGTGRIVLDVQFLPDVDIACPACGGSRYASAADAVALDTPAGSLTLPQLLDTTVGEAATLLESLPRVARRLRTLVDLGLDYLTLGEDTPALSGGEAQRLKLAGELGKRHGGTLFVFDEPSVGLHPLDVRVLLGVLDRLIATGATIVVIEHDLDVVANADHVIDLGPGGGADGGRIVATGTPEHLASDEHSVTGRFLARG; the protein is encoded by the coding sequence GTGAGCGATTCGGGACCGTCCACCGACACCGAATCCGGGGCGTCCGCCAGCGGGCGCGCGACGGGGAGCCCCGCGACACCGGCACCTCCGCCCGCTCCCGCACAGCGCCCCCACGCGATCGAGGTGCGCGGTGCGCGCGTCCACAATCTCCGCGACATCGACGTCGACGTCCCCCTCGACCGTCTCGTCGCGATCGCCGGGCGATCCGGCTCGGGCAAGTCGTCGCTCGCGCTCGGTGTGCTGTACGCCGAGGGATCCCGTCGCTATGTGGAGGCGCTCTCGACGTACACGCGTCGGCGCATGTCGCAGGCCGCGCGGGCCGCGGTCGACTCTGTCCGGCACGTGCCCGCGGCGCTCGCGCTCCGCCAGCGTCCCGGCGTGCCCGGCGTGCGTTCGACGTTCGGCACCTCGAGCGAACTGCTGAACGTTCTGCGCGTCCTCTTCTCCCGCCTCGGATCCCACGTCTGCCCGAACGGTCACCGGCTCCCGCCGACGATCGACGTCGCCGCGGGCGAGGAGCTCGTCTGCCCCGTGTGCGGCGTCCGGTTCGCGCCGCTCGGCGCCGAGTCGCTCGCGTTCAACTCGGACGGTGCGTGCCCGAAGTGTGCCGGCACGGGCATCGTTCGGGACATCGACGACGACGCACTCGTGCCCGACCCGCACAAGACGATCGACGAGGGTGCGATCGCGCCGTGGGGCCTGTTCGGACTCTCGGTCATGCCGCGCGTCGTCGCGGAGTTCGGCGTGCGCACGGACGTCCCGTACGAGCATCTCGACGATCGCGAACGCGCCATCGTGCTCGACGGGCCGTCCGAGAAGCGCCACGTGCGCGTCCCGTCGAAGACGGGGAAACTGTTCGAGCTCGATTTCACGTACCGCAGCGCCCGCCAGGCCGTCCGCGAGGCGATGCACAACGCGACGAACGAGCGGGGACTCGCACGCGTGAATCGCTTCGTCCGCGCCCGCACGTGCCCGAGCTGTCACGGCACGCGCCTCTCGGCGGAGGCACGGGCGATCCACGTCGACGGCATCGACCTCGCGGTCGCGACCGCGAAGACCCTCGACGACGCGATGCGATGGGTCGCCTCGCTCCCGGCCACCGTTCCAGCTGACATGCGAAGCATGGCGGCCCAGATCGTCGACGAGTTCGAGGGAATGGGCCGCCGACTCGTGCAGCTCGGGCTCGGGTACCTCTCCCTCGATCGCGCGGGCGCGACCCTCTCGACCGGCGAGCGCCAGCGCGTGCAGCTCGCCAGATCGGTGCGCAACGAGACGACGGGCGTGCTCTACGTCCTCGACGAACCCTCGATCGGCCTGCACCCGGCGAACATCGTGGGCCTGCGCGGAGTTCTGCGCGACCTGCTCGCGGACGGCAACTCGGTCGTGCTCGTCGACCACGAGGTGCAGGTGCTGCGCGAGGCGGACTGGTTCATCGAGATCGGCCCAGGATCCGGCAGCGACGGCGGCCGCGTCGTCGCGCAGGGTGACCTGGAGGCGATCGAAGGCGCCCCGAACTCGCTCATCGGCGGATTCCTCGCCGGACGCGAACGAATCGTCGTTCGCGATCGCACCCCCGCGGACGCGATGTTCGACGAGGGCACCGTCCGGCTCGTGACGACGCCGATCCACACGGTGCACGCACTCGATGCGCGGTTCCCGAAGGGACGCCTGACGGCCGTGACCGGCATGTCGGGATCGGGCAAGACGACGCTCGTCCTCGACGGGCTCGTCCCCGCCCTCGCGGCCGCCGACGCGGGCGGTGCACTCCCCGCGCACGTCTCGTCGATCGAGTCGGCGGGCATCCGACGGGCACAGGTCGTCGACGCGACCCCGATCGGCACGAACGTCCGCTCGACCGTCGCGACGTACAGCGGCGCGTTCGACGAGTTGCGGCGCGCGTTCGCGGCGATCCCGCTCGCGCGCGAACGCGGCCTCGGCGCGGGTGACTTCTCCTACAACACCGGCTCGCTGCGCTGTCCGCGCTGCGAGGGGACGGGTCGCATCGTGCTCGACGTCCAGTTCCTCCCCGACGTCGACATCGCGTGCCCCGCGTGCGGCGGCAGTCGATACGCTTCGGCGGCCGACGCGGTCGCGCTCGACACACCGGCCGGGAGCCTCACTCTGCCGCAACTCCTCGACACGACGGTCGGAGAGGCCGCGACCCTCCTCGAGTCACTCCCCCGTGTCGCACGGCGGCTGCGCACGCTCGTCGATCTCGGCCTCGACTACCTCACCCTCGGCGAGGACACCCCGGCGCTCTCGGGTGGCGAGGCCCAACGCTTGAAGCTCGCCGGCGAGCTGGGCAAGCGCCACGGCGGCACCCTGTTCGTGTTCGACGAGCCGTCCGTCGGCCTGCATCCGCTCGACGTGCGCGTCCTGCTGGGGGTGCTCGACCGTCTCATCGCGACGGGCGCGACGATCGTCGTGATCGAGCACGATCTCGATGTCGTCGCGAACGCCGATCACGTCATCGACCTGGGGCCGGGCGGCGGCGCCGACGGTGGTCGCATCGTGGCCACGGGCACACCGGAGCACCTCGCCTCCGACGAGCACAGCGTCACCGGGCGCTTCCTCGCGCGCGGCTGA
- a CDS encoding nucleoside deaminase has protein sequence MDHAVTPAGYLAQAVRLATDNVRNAGGPFGAIVVTADGRVFEGVNRVTADLDPTAHAEVSAIRAACRGIGSFDLSGASLYTSCEPCPMCLASALWARIAHVYFAADRQDAADAGFDDAVFYDYFEDPTRALMPVDRVTPDSGTPVDPFDEWRANTTRIDY, from the coding sequence ATGGACCATGCAGTCACGCCCGCGGGGTATCTCGCGCAGGCCGTCCGTCTCGCGACCGACAACGTCCGCAACGCCGGCGGGCCCTTCGGTGCGATCGTCGTCACCGCCGACGGCCGCGTCTTCGAGGGCGTCAATCGCGTCACGGCCGATCTCGACCCGACCGCGCACGCCGAGGTGAGCGCCATCCGCGCCGCGTGCCGCGGCATCGGCTCGTTCGACCTCAGCGGCGCGAGCCTCTACACGAGCTGCGAACCGTGCCCCATGTGCCTCGCCTCGGCGCTGTGGGCCCGCATCGCGCACGTGTACTTCGCCGCGGACCGGCAGGACGCCGCCGACGCGGGATTCGACGACGCCGTCTTCTATGACTACTTCGAGGACCCGACGCGCGCCCTCATGCCCGTGGATCGCGTCACCCCCGATTCGGGGACACCCGTCGACCCCTTCGACGAGTGGCGGGCGAACACCACCAGAATCGACTACTGA